The following are encoded together in the Erwinia sp. E602 genome:
- a CDS encoding enoyl-CoA hydratase/isomerase family protein yields MPLPSPASRMLLADFPQQHVLRLTLHRPDARNAYNAQMVNELAQWLAWSEQEIAIRTVILTGSGTVFCSGADLQEAFTGGGKGLRNSAGGWSPLQHLPRRKIWIAALNGHAYGGGLELALSCDFILAAEQAKIALPEVQHGLLPLGGAIEQLAKRLPVALARQLLLAAEPLSAARALAAGLFSQVVPQEQLPEAALALAARLNRNAPLAVQACNALLQAAIDGLPDRSDAELRQLQASDDYQESLLARSERRQPNWQGR; encoded by the coding sequence ATGCCTTTACCTTCCCCCGCCAGCCGGATGCTGCTGGCCGACTTCCCGCAACAGCATGTTCTGCGCCTGACCCTGCACCGCCCCGACGCGCGCAACGCTTATAACGCGCAGATGGTCAATGAGCTGGCGCAGTGGCTGGCGTGGTCAGAGCAGGAGATCGCGATCCGCACGGTGATCCTCACCGGCAGCGGCACGGTATTCTGCAGCGGCGCCGACCTGCAGGAGGCGTTTACCGGGGGCGGTAAAGGGCTGCGCAATAGCGCGGGCGGCTGGAGTCCGCTGCAGCACCTGCCGCGGCGTAAGATCTGGATTGCGGCGCTGAACGGCCACGCTTACGGCGGCGGGCTGGAGCTGGCGCTGAGCTGTGACTTTATTCTCGCCGCGGAGCAGGCAAAGATTGCGCTGCCGGAGGTGCAGCACGGGCTGCTGCCGCTGGGTGGGGCAATAGAGCAGCTGGCAAAGCGGCTGCCCGTCGCGCTGGCCCGCCAGCTGCTGCTGGCCGCTGAGCCGCTGAGCGCCGCACGGGCGCTGGCCGCCGGGCTGTTTAGCCAGGTGGTGCCGCAGGAACAGCTGCCAGAGGCGGCGCTGGCGCTGGCCGCGCGCCTGAACCGCAACGCGCCGCTGGCGGTACAGGCCTGCAATGCGCTGCTGCAGGCGGCGATTGACGGACTGCCGGATCGCAGCGATGCCGAGCTGCGGCAGCTGCAGGCCAGCGACGATTATCAGGAGAGTTTGCTGGCGCGGTCGGAGCGCCGTCAGCCGAACTGGCAGGGGCGCTAA